A DNA window from Acidimicrobiales bacterium contains the following coding sequences:
- a CDS encoding MFS transporter, whose product MRIGPDPGGPGSGDHAALTDVLPITDSGGIDVAPQDATAGIDRMRLRSFIGLTLGLIGPRANLAVSGVLLTLLVESRVSSALAITFALTANRLIGWLAYPLLGRASDRTHTAAGRRAPYMAAGLLIMGVCTWAYTLVSGFWPLVLLIVVVKTASVMFGLTNVAVIPETFGKSRSLKAAALIGLFGMLVSLVIKGTVIATWKAHDPATWNLAFRMAGGFMVAVALVVLVLVRESPAAREVADRERHRRVRPWRDELSDIMRVPNARVLVTGILVFWAGLSATGYLAIVYFQRVQHAGANSQTIAGWVSGVPVVMLGLGLGYGLSRVLTRKQIAVLTPLAGSVVSLVQFTTTHIWQSVLLAFVGGPMLGAFVISLAPMLLQLLPRSGGMGELLGKLVAPFSLFAVVFSFLAAWVVDLTGDYRTIWLFPAAAGIVQAVVMCWLRIPKGQERAEMGDIVQRMGDSVMDQVMGRDRALLGGVVTAADADSASVFDMARHILGNPYRTIGWVDDGGSGEGVDEGVGGGSGEGIDEGVGDGSGGGVGDGSGGGVGGISGGGAEGSSGAHAAGVAVDGDAGVDAASVSDGVTGAQVVALDDGGGDEEGSEGRGVPHGEDPVLPG is encoded by the coding sequence ATGCGCATCGGACCCGATCCGGGCGGTCCCGGGTCCGGGGACCACGCCGCACTCACCGACGTGCTGCCCATCACCGACTCCGGCGGGATCGACGTGGCCCCCCAGGACGCCACCGCGGGCATCGACCGCATGCGCCTGCGGAGCTTCATCGGGCTGACGCTGGGCCTGATCGGGCCCCGGGCCAACCTGGCGGTGTCGGGCGTGCTGCTGACCCTGCTCGTGGAGTCGCGGGTGTCGAGCGCGCTGGCCATCACGTTCGCCCTGACCGCCAACCGGCTCATCGGCTGGCTGGCGTACCCGCTGCTCGGCCGGGCGAGCGACCGGACCCACACCGCGGCGGGCCGCCGGGCTCCCTACATGGCGGCGGGCCTGCTGATCATGGGCGTGTGCACGTGGGCCTACACCCTGGTGTCGGGGTTCTGGCCGCTGGTGCTGCTCATCGTGGTGGTGAAGACCGCCAGCGTCATGTTCGGCCTCACCAACGTGGCCGTCATCCCCGAGACCTTCGGCAAGAGCCGCTCCCTGAAGGCGGCCGCGCTCATCGGCCTGTTCGGGATGCTCGTGAGCCTCGTCATCAAGGGCACCGTCATCGCCACCTGGAAGGCGCACGACCCGGCCACCTGGAACCTGGCGTTCCGCATGGCGGGGGGCTTCATGGTGGCGGTGGCCCTCGTCGTCCTGGTGCTGGTGCGCGAGTCGCCGGCGGCCCGCGAGGTCGCCGACCGCGAGCGGCACCGCCGGGTGCGCCCGTGGCGCGACGAGCTCTCCGACATCATGCGGGTGCCCAACGCCCGCGTCCTCGTGACCGGCATCCTCGTGTTCTGGGCCGGGCTCAGCGCCACCGGCTACCTCGCCATCGTCTATTTCCAGAGGGTGCAGCACGCCGGGGCCAACTCGCAGACCATCGCCGGCTGGGTCAGCGGCGTCCCCGTCGTCATGCTCGGCCTCGGCCTCGGATACGGCCTGAGCCGCGTCCTCACCCGCAAGCAGATCGCCGTCCTGACGCCCCTGGCCGGCTCGGTCGTCTCCCTGGTGCAGTTCACCACCACCCACATCTGGCAGTCGGTCCTCCTCGCCTTCGTGGGCGGGCCGATGCTCGGCGCCTTCGTCATCTCGCTGGCCCCCATGCTCCTGCAGCTCCTCCCGCGCTCGGGCGGGATGGGGGAGCTGCTCGGGAAGCTGGTGGCCCCCTTCAGCCTGTTCGCCGTGGTCTTCTCGTTCCTCGCCGCCTGGGTGGTCGACCTCACCGGCGACTACCGCACCATCTGGCTCTTCCCGGCCGCCGCCGGCATCGTCCAGGCCGTCGTCATGTGCTGGCTGCGCATCCCCAAGGGTCAGGAGCGCGCCGAGATGGGCGACATCGTCCAACGCATGGGCGACTCGGTCATGGACCAGGTGATGGGTCGCGACCGCGCCCTGCTCGGTGGCGTCGTCACCGCTGCGGACGCCGACTCGGCGTCGGTGTTCGACATGGCCCGCCACATCCTCGGGAACCCGTACCGGACGATCGGGTGGGTCGACGACGGGGGATCGGGCGAGGGCGTCGACGAGGGAGTCGGCGGGGGCTCGGGCGAGGGCATCGACGAGGGAGTCGGCGACGGTTCGGGCGGGGGAGTCGGCGACGGTTCGGGCGGGGGCGTCGGCGGGATCTCGGGCGGGGGCGCTGAGGGAAGCTCGGGCGCGCACGCCGCGGGGGTGGCCGTCGATGGCGATGCCGGCGTCGACGCAGCGTCAGTCTCCGACGGTGTGACCGGTGCCCAGGTCGTTGCCCTCGACGATGGCGGGGGCGACGAGGAGGGCAGCGAGGGTCGCGGCGTCCCGCACGGCGAGGACCCGGTCCTTCCGGGCTGA
- a CDS encoding aldehyde dehydrogenase family protein, which yields MDVRDKLYIDGAWVPSTGTGTLDVVNSTTEEVIGTIPEGTPEDVDRAVRAAADAFPEWSQTSREERAKTLARVQESLTARTPDIATLISQEVGMPFTLSNLIQVGLPVMSFSAAAQLATEFPFEEEVGNTLIVREPVGVVGAITPWNYPLHQIAAKVAPALAAGCTIVLKPSEVAPLNAFILAEILDEIGLPPGVFNLVTGVGPVVGEAIASHPLVDMVSFTGSTRAGKRVMELAAQGVKRVALELGGKSANVLLEDADLSSAVPAGVAACYINSGQTCSALTRMLVHRSRLAEAEELAVQTAETYTPGDPFDAATRIGPLVSATQLERVRGYIKKGIDEGATLLTGGAEAPEGLEKGYFVRPTVFTNVTRDMTIAQEEIFGPVLSIIPFDTEEEAIDIANDTVYGLAGGVWAGDKEHAERVARRLRTGQVEVNGGGFNPLAPFGGYKQSGIGRELGKYGLEEYLEVKALQR from the coding sequence ATGGACGTGCGCGACAAGCTCTACATCGACGGTGCCTGGGTGCCCTCAACGGGCACGGGGACGCTCGACGTCGTCAACTCGACCACCGAGGAAGTCATCGGGACGATCCCCGAGGGGACGCCGGAGGACGTGGACCGCGCCGTGCGCGCCGCCGCCGACGCCTTCCCGGAGTGGTCGCAGACCTCGAGGGAGGAGCGGGCCAAGACGCTCGCCCGGGTGCAGGAGTCGCTGACGGCGCGCACCCCCGACATCGCCACGCTGATCTCGCAGGAGGTCGGCATGCCTTTCACCCTCTCCAACCTGATCCAGGTCGGCCTGCCGGTGATGAGCTTCTCCGCCGCGGCGCAGCTCGCCACCGAGTTCCCCTTCGAGGAAGAGGTGGGCAACACCCTCATCGTGCGGGAGCCGGTGGGCGTGGTCGGCGCCATCACGCCGTGGAACTACCCGCTGCACCAGATCGCGGCCAAGGTCGCTCCAGCACTGGCGGCGGGATGCACGATCGTGTTGAAGCCGAGTGAGGTGGCACCGCTCAACGCCTTCATCCTGGCCGAGATCCTCGACGAGATCGGCCTCCCACCGGGCGTCTTCAACCTCGTCACCGGCGTGGGCCCCGTCGTCGGTGAGGCCATCGCCTCGCACCCGCTCGTCGACATGGTGTCGTTCACCGGCTCCACGCGCGCCGGCAAGCGCGTCATGGAGCTCGCCGCCCAGGGCGTGAAGCGCGTCGCCCTGGAGCTCGGCGGCAAGTCCGCCAACGTGTTGCTCGAGGACGCCGACCTGTCCTCGGCGGTGCCTGCCGGCGTGGCTGCCTGCTACATCAACTCGGGCCAGACGTGCTCGGCGCTCACCCGCATGCTGGTGCACCGCTCGCGCCTCGCCGAGGCCGAGGAGCTGGCCGTGCAGACCGCCGAGACCTACACCCCCGGTGACCCCTTCGACGCCGCGACCCGCATCGGGCCGCTCGTGTCCGCCACCCAGCTCGAGCGCGTGCGCGGGTACATCAAGAAGGGCATCGACGAGGGAGCGACGCTCCTCACCGGCGGTGCGGAAGCGCCCGAGGGGCTGGAGAAGGGCTACTTCGTGCGCCCGACGGTCTTCACCAATGTGACCCGGGACATGACCATCGCCCAGGAGGAGATCTTCGGGCCGGTGCTCTCGATCATCCCCTTCGACACCGAGGAAGAGGCCATCGACATCGCCAACGACACCGTCTACGGCCTCGCCGGCGGCGTGTGGGCGGGCGACAAGGAGCACGCCGAGCGCGTGGCCCGGCGGCTGCGGACGGGCCAGGTCGAGGTGAACGGCGGGGGCTTCAACCCGCTCGCCCCCTTCGGCGGGTACAAGCAGTCCGGAATCGGGCGCGAGCTCGGTAAGTACGGGCTCGAGGAGTACCTGGAGGTCAAGGCGCTGCAGCGCTGA